From Lagopus muta isolate bLagMut1 chromosome 15, bLagMut1 primary, whole genome shotgun sequence, the proteins below share one genomic window:
- the C15H8orf33 gene encoding UPF0488 protein C8orf33 homolog has translation MEGAADREVLDNAVPAESVDVVQISALEKSDLDQTASAVPREDESHVTLKMSKPESAPGDSTVIEKSASEGAAQRKKKKKKQNASVSKKDVKETETKRKAKVEANGCQNKDAAHQDETSQQSDDQLQKEVDWCVEQLEIGLKTQKSTPKQVEEAVRAIRTLRSDKAPLVKKRQIMRAIFGDYRKKMEEELCKQLKLMLCDAKSAKIVEVQNKKCQVIRKRPGACSKSQGSAGSLPESADTPDTGTFKFTVSQEEFRFNFF, from the exons GATAATGCAGTGCCTGCTGAGTCAGTAGATGTGGTGCAGATTTCAGCATTGGAGAAGTCTGACTTGGATCAAACTGCGAGTGCTGTGCCCAGAGAGGATGAAAGCCATGTCACACTAAAGATGTCCAAGCCAGAGAGTGCCCCTGGGGATAGCACAGTGATAGAGAAATCAGCATCAGAGGGAGCtgcacaaaggaagaaaaagaagaagaaacaaaatgcatctgTCAGTAAAAAAGACGTGAAAGAAACTGAGACCAAGAGGAAGGCAAAGGTGGAAGCTAATGGATGCCAGAATAAAGATGCAGCCCATCAGGATGAGACCTCTCAG CAGTCAGATGACCAGCTGCAGAAAGAGGTGGATTGGTGTGTGGAACAACTGGAAATTGGCTTGAAGACACAGAAATCCACTCCCAAGCAGG TTGAGGAGGCTGTCCGTGCAATCAGGACGCTGCGCAGTGACAAGGCTCCGCTGGTGAAGAAACGTCAAATCATGAGAGCCATATTTGGAGACTACAGGAagaagatggaggaggagctgtgCAAACAGCTGAAGCTTATGCTATGTG ATGCAAAATCTGCCAAGATCGTGGAAGTGCAGAACAAGAAATGCCAGGTCATCAGGAAGCGCCCTGGAGCATGCAGTAAAAGCCAAGGATCAGCAGGATCCCTTCCGGAGTCAGCCGACACACCTGACACAGGCACATTCAAATTCACGGTTTCTCAAGAAGAGTTTCGCTTTAATTTCTTCTAG
- the LOC125700936 gene encoding uncharacterized protein LOC125700936, producing MRAVWLVGLMGLMYIWFPRVAAQSPIKSPRDQKTEHTLLINEINADTPGEDTSEFVELYHTSGQTAPLDGYYLVFYNGNGNQAYKVLNLQGKATNSRGFFLVGSASVKPAIVIPKNTIQNGPDAIAVYYGKGSYKEGMSVTGKGLVDALVHKTKKTDRADTLLGVLTPGRDALLEDSTFRSMDESIERCHGADAQWFFQVAVPTPGTDNHCVLTPQLNASAVLISEVHVASSLEDSEFIELQGPHSTVLRDVVLVLIDGQTKDIYFTMDVYGKTSLDGLLLIGPAQREIPVDLAFPENSTHPVLRDGPNAIALYRGNSSSFAPGKALTAGLLDAFVYTSTEGPSPELLDTLTPGRPAYRSVRHQLGDVSMSQCNCCSVTRDSLSYILSRPTPGRFNDCPSRRFSQTVSFCLRVAECQEWLPKSEEILVTLVQALDRSCSCGVFPAYFKDLKAACQDQGLVFTTLLTAKSEAQLNSLLLAFQTFLESPRAVSFDERNITAESSCFKDIPAPDLTPGAPSAIPKGTAEPSRQAGKVLINEVNPDNPGGREDTEYIELFYTGQTSFDLQGYWLVLYNGKTGRAYRVLELSGHHTDSLGFFLVGSSAVRPAPMVRLPPNTIQNGADAVALYYSSSTRYVLNMAVTAKGLVDAVVYTSRGPEKAEQLLKVLVPGQGILYENDSHSTEDESLSRCHSLSARQQSSFQVTVMTPLKENACSSPSAPSTATIRISELGLAGGGTVHFMELEGQPGASLAGLSLLVFTGQEGKVQRSITLKGSIGASGLLLLGSEHGGMELAFEDISAASEGISAIALYSTSLVPGGMKATSENLVDAVVFTCGPSTVGGHLDILGPLYAVPCGYDRSVSLSRCPSSDASTELQFAISEPTPGLQNSCPQGTFAVGLDLCFLIPNCSVWILNHERMLESLRKALVSSLEEKCSCGVSELYLQELNLTCVDSVVKISGRMHVPLPEQQQPVESWRKDLLASPHRFSVDGRELETSPECMAQRRTPVSSQSSSSLHSWEIALFVVGALLLVLLLVGLALHFIKRRFQNYTNIELNDCTEMAADF from the exons ATGAGAGCTGTCTGGCTGGTTGGACTGATGGGGCTTATGTACATCTGGTTTCCCAGAGTTGCTGCCCAGAGTCCCATAAAAAGCCCCAGGGACCAGAAAACAGAGCACACCCTCTTGATCAATGAAATCAACGCTGACACCCCAGGAGAGGACACTTCTGAGTTTGTGGAGCTCTATCACACCAGTGGTCAAACAGCCCCTTTGGATGGCTACTACCTGGTTTTCTACAATGGCAATGGAAACCAAGCCTACAAAGTTCTGAACCTCCAAGGCAAGGCTACTAACAGCCGAGGGTTCTTCCTCGTTGGCTCCGCCTCTGTGAAGCCAGCAATAGTTATTCCTAAGAACACCATCCAGAATGGCCCTGACGCGATCGCTGTGTATTATGGAAAAGGGAGCTACAAGGAAGGCATGAGCGTCACAGGTAAAGGACTGGTGGATGCCTTGGTGCATAAGACGAAGAAGACAGACAGAGCGGATACGCTGCTAGGGGTGCTGACCCCCGGCAGAGATGCTTTGCTGGAGGACTCCACCTTCAGGTCTATGGACGAGTCAATCGAAAGGTGCCATGGGGCGGACGCTCAGTGGTTCTTCCAGGTGGCCGTGCCGACCCCAGGCACAGATAACCACTGCGTCCTCACTCCTCAGCTGAACGCATCTGCTGTCCTGATCAGTGAGGTCCACGTTGCCTCTTCTTTGGAAGATTCTGAGTTCATCGAGCTCCAGGGTCCCCACTCCACTGTGCTGAGGGACGTCGTCCTGGTGCTGATTGATGGTCAGACCAAAGACATTTATTTCACTATGGATGTTTATGGCAAGACTTCATTGGATGGGCTTCTCCTGATCGGCCCAGCACAAAGAGAAATCCCAG TGGACTTGGCATTCCCAGAGAACTCCACTCATCCTGTCCTCAGGGATGGCCCCAATGCCATTGCTCTCTACAgaggcaacagcagcagctttgctccAGGGAAAGCACTGACAGCTGGCCTGCTGGATGCTTTCGTCTATACGAGCACTGAGGGACcgagccctgagctgctggacaCCCTGACACCAGGCAGACCTGCCTATAGGAGCGTGAG GCACCAGCTTGGAGATGTGTCCATGAGCCAGTGCAACTGCTGCTCAGTGACTCGGGACTCCTTGTCCTATATCCTCAGCAGACCCACCCCTGGCAGATTCAATGATTGCCCCAGCAGACGCTTCAGTCAGactgtttccttctgccttcGTGTAGCAG AATGCCAGGAGTGGCTCCCAAAGTCAGAAGAGATCCTGGTGACTCTGGTGCAAGCCCTTGACAGATCCTGCAGTTGTGGAGTTTTTCCAGCCTACTTCAAAG ATCTAAAGGCAGCCTGCCAGGACCAGGGGCTTGTGTTCACCACCCTGCTCACTGCAAAGTCAGAAGCCCAGCTGAATAGCCTGCTGCTTGCCTTCCAGACCTTCCTGGAGAGCCCCAGGGCTGTGAGTTTTGACGAGAGGAATATCACAGCAGAAAGCTCCTGCTTCAAGGATATCCCTGCTCCAGACTTGACCCCAG GTGCCCCATCAGCGATACCAAAAGGAACAGCAGAGCCCTCGAGACAAGCAGGCAAAGTACTCATCAATGAGGTGAACCCAGACAACCCAGGGGGAAGAGAAGACACGGAGTACATTGAACTCTTCTACACTGGACAAACATCCTTTGACCTCCAGGGATACTGGTTGGTCCTCTACAATGGCAAGACAGGACGGGCCTACCGGGTGCTGGAGCTGTCTGGACACCACACAGACAGTCTGGGTTTCTTCCTGGtgggaagcagtgctgtgcgCCCAGCACCCATGGTCAGGCTGCCCCCAAACACCATCCAGAATGGGGCGGACGCTGTGGCTCTCTACTACAGCAGCAGCACGCGCTACGTGCTGAACATGGCTGTGACTGCCAAGGGGCTGGTGGACGCCGTGGTGTACACATCCCGAGGGCCAgagaaggcagagcagctgctcaaGGTGCTGGTGCCAGGGCAGGGCATCCTGTATGAAAATGactcacacagcacagaggatgaGTCCCTGAGCCGCTGCCACAGCCTGAGTGCtagacagcagagcagcttccAG GTGACTGTGATGACACCGCTCAAGGAGaatgcctgcagcagcccctctgCACCATCCACAGCCACCATCCGCATCAGCGAGCTGGGCCTGGCGGGTGGTGGAACCGTCCACTTCATGGAGCTGGAAGGGCAGCCAGGGGCCAGCCTAGCTGGGCTCAGTCTGCTTGTCTTCACGGGCCAGGAGGGCAAAGTGCAACGCAGCATCACACTGAAAGGCAGCATTGGAGCATCAGGGCTGCTACTGCTGGGCAGTGAGCATG GTGGGATGGAGTTGGCATTTGAGGACATCTCTGCTGCTAGTGAAGGCATCAGTGCTATTGCTCTGTACAGCACCAGTTTGGTTCCTGGTGGCATGAAGGCAACATCAGAGAACCTAGTGGATGCTGTGGTGTTCACGTGCGGGCCGAGCACAGTGGGAGGACACCTGGACATCCTTGGCCCGCTGTATGCTGTGCCCTGCGGTTATGACAG GTCGGTGTCCTTGAGCCGCTGCCCCTCCAGTgatgccagcacagagctgcagtttgcCATCTCGGAGCCTACCCCCGGTCTGCAGAACAGCTGTCCTCAGGGCACCTTTGCCGTGGGTCTGGACCTGTGCTTCCTGATACCCA ATTGCTCTGTGTGGATCCTGAACCATGAGAGGATGCTGGAAAGCTTGAGGAAGGCCTTGGTGAGCTCTCTGGAGGAGAAATGCTCCTGTGGTGTCTCTGAGCTCTACCTGCAAG agctgaaccTGACGTGTGTAGACTCTGTGGTGAAGATCTCAGGTCGGATGCATGTTCCactgccagagcagcagcagcccgtGGAGAGCTGGCGCAAGGACCTCCTGGCCAGTCCCCACCGCTTCTCTGTGGATGGAAGAGAGTTGGAAACCAGCCCCGAGTGTATGGCCCAAAGAAGAACGCCAGTGTCATCGCAAAGCAGTT CCTCCCTCCACAGCTGGGAGATCGCCCTGTTTGTCgtgggagctctgctgctcgTGCTCTTGCTGGTGGGCCTGGCGTTGCACTTCATCAAAAG ACGTTTCCAAAATTACACCAACATTGAATTGAATGATTGCACTGAGATGGCAGCAGACTTCTAA